The DNA sequence CCCACGCCTCCGCGGCCTCCCGCGTGCGACCGTGACGGGTGTGCCGCTCGACCAGGCGGCGCAGCCGCACCTCCTCGGGCGCGGCGACGAACCAGCTCTCCGCCAGGAGCGACGGCACGCGGTTCCACGGCTCCTCCTCCGCGAGGAGGTAGTTGCCCTCGGCGACGACGAGCCGCGCCTCCGGCGGCACGGCGATCGAGCCGGCGACGGGCTCGTCGACCGTCCGCTCGAACGCCGGGGCGTACACGGTGTTGCCGCGCTCGCCGAGGATGCGTCCCAGCAGCGCGACGAAACCCCAGCCGTCGAACGTGTCGATCGCGCCCTTGCGGTCGTGCCGGCCGAGCGCGTCGAGGGTGGCGTTCGCGAGGTGGAAGCCGTCCATCGGGAGGTGCACGGCGGCGTCCCGGTCTCCGGTGAGCTCGTTCGCCCGCGCGGCAACGGCTCGAGCGAGGGTCGTCTTGCCCGATCCCGGGCTACCGACGATGCCGACGATCGCGCGCGAGCCGGCGGGGGCGAGGTCGAGCGCGCGCTGTGCCAGCGATGCGAGGAGGGTGGTCACGCATCCATCATCCCGGGTGGGGCGGCGCCGGTCACGCCGGGCCGGTCACGGGGAGGCGGTGCTCGCGCGCACCACGAGCTCCGGCTGGTAGAGCACGTGCCGCGGCGCGAGGTCGGGGTCGGCCGCCTCCTCGAGGAGGATCTCGACGCCCGTGCGGCCGATGAGCTGCGTCGGCTGCCGGATCGAGGTGAGGGGGACGACGGAGGCGCTCGCGAACAGGATGTCGTCGTACCCGACGAGGGCGAGCTCCTCCGGGATGGAGAGCCGGCCGGTGATGAAGAGCCCCTGCAGCAGCCCGACGGCGAGGAGGTCGTTCGCGGCGAAGACGCCGTCGGGTCGATCCGCGCGGGGCCGGGCGACGATCGCTTCGCCGACGGCCCGCCCCTCCTGCACGGTGAGGCCGGCGACGGGGAGGACCTCGAGCGTCACGCCCGGGTGCGTTTCGACCTCCCGGCGCGCGCCGGCGAGACGGTCGCTCACCTGCCTGATCTCGGAGGGGCCGCCGACGAACGCGAGCCGCGTGCGCCCGGTCTCGATCAGGTGGGCCGCCGCCAGGGCGCCCCCTGCGACGTCGTCGACGGACACCGAGCTGAAGGTCTCGTCGCTGCTCACCCGGTCGACGAGGACCGAGCGGATCCCCCGGTCGCGCAGCTGGCGGAGCCGGGCCGCCGGGTCGCCTACGGGGGAGAGCAGCACGCCGCGGACCCGGAGCTCCTCGAAGAGGTTCAGGTAGCCGGCCTCGCGGTCCTTGCGCTCGTCGCTGTTGCCGACGATCACGCTGAATCCGGCCTCGGCGGCCGCGTCCTCGGCGGCGGT is a window from the Leifsonia sp. AG29 genome containing:
- a CDS encoding nucleoside/nucleotide kinase family protein, whose amino-acid sequence is MTTLLASLAQRALDLAPAGSRAIVGIVGSPGSGKTTLARAVAARANELTGDRDAAVHLPMDGFHLANATLDALGRHDRKGAIDTFDGWGFVALLGRILGERGNTVYAPAFERTVDEPVAGSIAVPPEARLVVAEGNYLLAEEEPWNRVPSLLAESWFVAAPEEVRLRRLVERHTRHGRTREAAEAWARDVDGANARVIEPGAAHATLVVDGTAELSENRP
- a CDS encoding LacI family DNA-binding transcriptional regulator; translated protein: MASASVKDVAALAQVSVGTVSNVLNRPEIVSPETVERVTSAMEKLSYVRNEAARQLRLGHSQALGLITLSGGNPFFADMATAAEDAAAEAGFSVIVGNSDERKDREAGYLNLFEELRVRGVLLSPVGDPAARLRQLRDRGIRSVLVDRVSSDETFSSVSVDDVAGGALAAAHLIETGRTRLAFVGGPSEIRQVSDRLAGARREVETHPGVTLEVLPVAGLTVQEGRAVGEAIVARPRADRPDGVFAANDLLAVGLLQGLFITGRLSIPEELALVGYDDILFASASVVPLTSIRQPTQLIGRTGVEILLEEAADPDLAPRHVLYQPELVVRASTASP